One part of the Eucalyptus grandis isolate ANBG69807.140 chromosome 10, ASM1654582v1, whole genome shotgun sequence genome encodes these proteins:
- the LOC104421947 gene encoding LOW QUALITY PROTEIN: glutathione S-transferase TCHQD (The sequence of the model RefSeq protein was modified relative to this genomic sequence to represent the inferred CDS: inserted 3 bases in 2 codons) translates to MQLYHHPYSLDSQKVRLALEEKGIDYXSFHITGKNLRPSFFRMNPTAKXPVFQNGSHVIFDTIEIIQYIERIAVVSVNNDSIAFSSDEVIQWMHKIQEWNPKFFTLSHVPEKYRQAVSKFFRRVLIARMAESPDLASSYHRKLKEAYHTEEKLRDPEVVRRSKEHLIRLLDEIEDSLSKTYIAGEEFSMADRLSKTAYIAGEEFSMADVMFIPVLARLALLNLEDEYINSSPNMAKYWSLVQQRPSYKKVIGRYFGGWRKYRTLAKTWCFIRLRNTLKKY, encoded by the exons ATGCAACTGTATCATCACCCATATTCATTGGACAGCCAAAAGGTAAGGCTGGCTTTGGAAGAGAAGGGCATTGATTA ATCCTTCCATATAACAGGCAAAAATTTGAGGCCTTCCTTCTTCAGAATGAACCCGACTGCAA CTCCCGTTTTCCAGAATGGTTCGCATGTCATCTTTGATACTATTGAAATCATTCA GTATATAGAGAGAATTGCAGTTGTCTCTGTTAATAATGATAGCATCGCCTTCAGCAGTGATGAGGTCATTCAATGGATGCATAAAATACAGGAGTGGAATCCAAAGTTTTTCACATTATCCCACGTCCCTGAGAAGTATCGGCAAGCAGTGTCCAAGTTTTTTAGGAGAGTCTTGATTGCTCGGATGGCCGAGTCACCTGACCTGGCAAGTTCCTACCACCGCAAGCTAAAAGAGGCATATCACACCGAAGAGAAGCTGAGAGACCCAGAGGTTGTAAGGCGGAGCAAGGAACATCTAATCAGACTTCTCGATGAAATTGAGGACAGTTTGAGCAAGACTTATATTGCAGGGGAAGAGTTCAGCATGGCAGACAGGTTGAGCAAGACGGCTTACATTGCAGGGGAAGAGTTCAGCATGGCAGACGTAATGTTCATTCCGGTGCTAGCTCGTTTGGCACTCTTGAATTTGGAAGACGAGTATATAAACAGCAGTCCAAACATGGCCAAATACTGGAGTTTGGTTCAGCAAAGGCCTTCCTACAAAAAAGTGATAGGAAGATACTTTGGCGGCTGGAGGAAGTACAGGACCCTGGCTAAAACTTGGTGCTTCATTCGGCTGAGGAACACGCTGAAGAAGTATTAA
- the LOC104421946 gene encoding probable L-gulonolactone oxidase 6 produces MTRTSPCLSKVFRFGRPGSGTVWASLHIIVMAATAMMMSVSASPPADPIRCTSSGCTITNSYGTFPDRSTCKAGAAAFPTSEEELVWVVGNATKSRRKMKVATHSSHSIPKLVCPDGEDGLLVSTKYMKRIVRVDRQGMRMSVEGGVTLRQLIEEAAKAGMALPYAPYWWGVTVGGMLGTGAHGSSLWGKGSALHDYVEAMRIVSPGRPGDGYAKIRTLDVNRNSTRAEMDAVKVSLGVLGVISQVTLKLQPLFKRSLTYLIKDDSDLEEQATSFGKQHEFADIMWYPSQRKAIYRIDDRVTFNAVGNGLYDFTPFRSTPSLTLALVRSIEELQESLNDAEGKCNSAKLVSSTFETIAYGLTNNGIIFTGYPVIGYHNKLQSSGTCLDSPQDGLITACPWDPRVEGEFFYQTTFSVGLSMVKNFIKDIQQLIVLEPKALCGVELYNGILMRYVTASSAYLGKQEDAVDFDITYYKSKDPLSPRLYEDVLEEIEQMALFKYNALPHWGKNRNLAFDGVIKKYKKAREFLKVKEMYDPLGLFSSEWTDQVLGLKEGVSIVRDGCALEGLCICSQDAHCAPKKGYYCRSGKVYKEAKVCTRINSKMR; encoded by the exons ATGACACGTACATCTCCTTGCTTGAGCAAGGTGTTCAGGTTCGGGAGGCCTGGTTCTGGAACAGTATGGGCTTCACTACACATCATTGTAATGGCCGCGACCGCCATGATGATGTCTGTGAGTGCAAGCCCACCGGCAGACCCCATCAGATGCACCTCAAGCGGCTGCACCATAACAAATTCCTACGGAACCTTCCCTGACCGAAGCACATGCAAAGCAGGGGCTGCGGCATTTCCAACGTCGGAAGAAGAGCTGGTGTGGGTGGTGGGAAATGCGACGAAGTCCAGGAGGAAGATGAAAGTGGCGACACACTCCTCTCACAGCATACCAAAACTCGTGTGTCCGGACGGGGAGGACGGGCTGCTGGTGAGCACCAAGTACATGAAGAGGATAGTGAGGGTGGACCGGCAAGGGATGAGGATGAGCGTGGAGGGAGGGGTGACTCTGAGGCAGTTGATAGAGGAGGCGGCCAAGGCAGGGATGGCGCTGCCATATGCGCCATACTGGTGGGGTGTGACGGTGGGAGGGATGCTGGGGACGGGGGCGCACGGCAGCTCCTTGTGGGGGAAAGGGAGTGCATTGCACGATTACGTGGAGGCAATGCGAATAGTGAGTCCTGGAAGGCCCGGAGATGGTTACGCCAAGATCAGGACGCTGGATGTGAATAGGAACAGCACTCGTGCAGAGATGGACGCGGTCAAAGTGTCGCTTGGGGTTCTAGGAGTCATCTCCCAG GTAACACTGAAACTGCAACCGCTATTTAAACGATCCTTAACATACTTGATTAAGGATGATTCAGACTTGGAAGAACAGGCAACCAGTTTTGGTAAACAACATGAGTTTGCAGATATTATGTGGTATCCGAGCCAACGGAAGGCAATCTATCGCATTGATGACCGAGTCACTTTCAATGCAGTCGGCAATGGACTCTATGATTTCACCCCATTTCGTTCCACACCTTCTCTCACTTTGGCACTAGTCAGATCTATTG AGGAATTGCAAGAGTCCCTAAATGATGCCGAGGGGAAATGCAACAGTGCAAAGCTAGTTTCTTCTACCTTCGAGACCATTGCTTATGGATTGACAAACAACG GTATCATCTTCACCGGATATCCAGTAATTGGGTATCACAATAAGCTACAATCGTCAGGAACCTGCCTAGACAGTCCCCAAGATGGTCTGATTACTGCTTGTCCATGGGATCCACGGGTCGAGGGGGAGTTCTTTTACCAAACCACATTTAGCGTCGGACTCTCTATGGTAAAGAACTTCATCAAAGACATTCAACAGCTTATTGTACTTGAGCCTAAAGCATTGTGCGGAGTGGAGCTCTACAATGGCATCCTCATGCGATATGTTACGGCCTCTAGTGCTTACCTGGGCAAGCAAGAGGACGCAGTAGACTTTGATATCACTTACTACAAGAGCAAGGATCCGCTAAGCCCGAGGCTATACGAAGATGTGCTTGAAGAAATAGAACAGATGGCGCTTTTCAAGTATAACGCACTGCCTCACTGGGGGAAGAACAGGAACTTGGCATTTGATGGAGTgataaaaaagtataaaaaagcCCGAGAATTTTTGAAAGTGAAGGAGATGTATGATCCGCTAGGGCTGTTTTCTAGTGAATGGACAGACCAAGTTCTTGGACTCAAGGAGGGTGTGAGCATAGTTAGGGATGGATGTGCACTTGAGGGATTGTGCATTTGTTCACAAGATGCACACTGCGCACCCAAGAAGGGCTACTATTGCAGATCGGGAAAAGTCTACAAAGAGGCCAAAGTTTGTACTCGAATCAATTCCAAAATGCGGTAA